One window of Fusobacterium polymorphum genomic DNA carries:
- a CDS encoding toxin-antitoxin system YwqK family antitoxin, which yields MKIKKYVLLILSLLFINFLNLNAATTKGNVRKLNSQKAIVEMNLTYKYIENGKYTEIYDENGKLLFRDKSYIPEPDITTSAMKVKIILKNGKKIPITEQYFPSGKIRAITEYNLKVKDEDIEKNDIRKFYTSNKLGQNIYSSIITETYYENGKLKSRMTDTGDKGKLEGYYENGNLITEANLVNEKMGELTKTYPEGIVKAYYPNGTLKSKIEFKKGLANGTYETYYENGNIFENTTMKNGKPDGKYEVYGPDGKLEESIFYKNGEVVNK from the coding sequence ATGAAAATTAAAAAATATGTTTTGTTAATTTTATCTTTACTTTTTATTAATTTTTTAAACTTAAATGCTGCAACAACAAAAGGAAATGTAAGAAAGTTAAATTCTCAAAAGGCAATAGTAGAGATGAATTTGACTTATAAATATATAGAAAATGGGAAATATACTGAAATATATGATGAAAATGGGAAATTATTATTTAGAGATAAATCCTATATTCCAGAACCTGATATCACTACTTCAGCTATGAAAGTTAAAATCATTTTAAAAAACGGAAAGAAAATTCCTATCACTGAACAATATTTTCCTAGTGGTAAAATAAGAGCAATAACTGAATATAATTTAAAAGTTAAAGATGAAGATATAGAAAAAAATGATATAAGAAAATTTTATACATCAAATAAGTTAGGACAAAATATTTATAGTTCTATAATTACAGAAACTTATTATGAAAATGGAAAGTTAAAATCAAGAATGACTGATACTGGTGATAAAGGAAAATTAGAAGGATATTATGAAAATGGAAATCTAATTACTGAGGCAAACCTTGTAAATGAAAAAATGGGAGAATTAACTAAAACTTATCCTGAAGGAATAGTTAAAGCTTATTATCCTAATGGAACTTTAAAATCAAAAATTGAATTTAAAAAAGGACTTGCTAATGGTACTTATGAAACTTATTATGAAAATGGAAATATTTTTGAGAATACTACCATGAAAAATGGAAAGCCAGATGGAAAGTATGAAGTATATGGTCCTGATGGAAAATTGGAAGAAAGTATTTTTTATAAGAATGGTGAGGTAGTAAATAAATAA
- a CDS encoding AbgT family transporter produces MNERKGIMGKIIAISNHLPHPVTIFIIFSIIVGILSVIFSKIGVSVEIEAINRSTKQVELQTYSVKSLFDSDGIRWIFEEAVPNFIGFAPLGVVLFFSLFFNFLNEVGLFPSFLKKSMQKIKGKYMSLFIAFLGVNSSFAGDIGYVLVIPIAGILYKQLKRNPIAGILLGFSSTSAGFAACLVSIDALLGGLSTSAMSIVNPNYIVTPLANSIFMFFYTFFITFIIAYINDKIIEPKVNQYFPEESVDNNKIEENFTELSSDENKGLKYAGIGFLVSIGIILLLSVPSNAPLRNPETGLLLLGWSPLLSAIIPVICLIFFIPGIFYGIATKKIKNDKDLMTLLFKSLDGFGAFIVLCFFSSIFISWFSYSQLGIIIAAKGGQFLSEIGLTRIPLMIVFILFCSFINLFIGSMSSKYVLIAPIFLPMLYKMGVSPELSQLAYRLGDSATNIVSPLMSFFPLVLIYCNKYNKKFGFGDLLAYMMPHAIIILITSIIFFGIWLVFNLPIGFNTVNFF; encoded by the coding sequence ATGAATGAAAGAAAAGGTATTATGGGAAAAATAATAGCTATATCAAATCATCTGCCTCATCCAGTCACTATTTTTATTATTTTTTCTATTATTGTTGGAATTTTATCTGTAATATTTTCAAAAATAGGAGTTTCTGTTGAAATTGAAGCTATTAATCGTTCAACAAAACAGGTTGAACTTCAAACTTATTCAGTAAAAAGTCTATTTGATTCTGATGGTATTAGATGGATATTTGAAGAAGCTGTTCCAAATTTCATAGGTTTTGCTCCTTTAGGTGTTGTTTTATTCTTTTCACTTTTCTTCAATTTTTTAAATGAAGTAGGTTTATTTCCAAGCTTTTTGAAAAAATCTATGCAAAAAATTAAAGGAAAATATATGTCATTATTTATTGCATTCTTAGGAGTTAACTCTTCTTTTGCAGGAGATATAGGTTATGTTCTTGTGATTCCAATAGCTGGTATACTGTATAAACAATTAAAGAGAAATCCAATAGCTGGAATATTACTTGGATTTTCTTCAACTTCAGCTGGATTTGCAGCTTGTCTAGTGTCTATTGATGCTCTCCTTGGAGGACTTTCTACATCTGCTATGAGTATTGTAAATCCAAATTATATTGTAACTCCTTTAGCTAATTCAATTTTTATGTTTTTCTACACATTTTTTATAACTTTTATAATTGCATATATAAATGATAAAATTATTGAGCCTAAGGTTAATCAATATTTTCCAGAAGAATCAGTTGATAATAATAAAATAGAAGAAAACTTTACTGAATTAAGCTCTGATGAAAATAAAGGTTTGAAATATGCAGGTATTGGATTTTTAGTTTCAATAGGAATTATACTTTTATTATCTGTTCCAAGTAATGCACCTCTTAGAAATCCAGAAACTGGACTTTTACTTTTAGGATGGAGTCCTCTTTTATCTGCTATAATACCTGTTATATGTCTTATATTTTTTATTCCTGGAATATTTTATGGTATAGCAACTAAAAAAATAAAAAATGATAAAGATTTAATGACTTTACTTTTTAAATCGTTAGATGGTTTTGGAGCATTTATAGTTTTATGTTTCTTTTCATCTATATTTATATCTTGGTTTTCTTATTCTCAATTGGGAATAATAATAGCTGCCAAAGGTGGACAATTCCTTTCTGAAATTGGATTAACTAGAATACCACTTATGATAGTATTTATATTATTCTGCTCTTTTATAAATTTATTTATAGGTTCTATGAGTAGTAAATATGTATTAATCGCTCCAATTTTCTTACCTATGTTATATAAAATGGGGGTTTCTCCTGAATTATCACAATTAGCTTATAGACTTGGAGATTCTGCTACAAATATAGTTTCTCCACTTATGAGTTTTTTCCCACTTGTTTTAATTTACTGTAATAAATATAATAAAAAATTTGGATTTGGTGATTTATTAGCATATATGATGCCTCATGCTATTATAATTTTAATAACTAGTATTATATTCTTTGGAATATGGCTAGTATTTAATCTTCCTATTGGATTTAATACTGTAAACTTTTTTTAA
- a CDS encoding toxin-antitoxin system YwqK family antitoxin, with amino-acid sequence MKKLLAGLLLVSSVLSFGATQRVPIEKLVGNGDGQLLYLEGENKPYSGEVERKYPNGKLLGVATMKNGKLEGKAYEYYENGKVKREETYVDGKANGPAKSFYENGKVEYETNFKNSKREGIEKAYSKTGILLSEVPFKDDNATGLVKLYNEQTGKLEYETNIVNGVRNGLSKKYYPSGKLLSEVVFKNDKEEGIMKAYYENGKLQGEAPYKNGQIDGVVKMYDENGKVIEQATFKNGQQVK; translated from the coding sequence ATGAAAAAATTATTAGCAGGATTATTATTAGTAAGTTCAGTATTGTCTTTTGGAGCAACACAAAGAGTGCCAATAGAAAAATTAGTAGGTAATGGAGATGGACAATTATTGTACCTTGAAGGAGAAAATAAACCTTACTCAGGAGAAGTTGAAAGAAAATATCCAAATGGAAAACTTCTTGGAGTTGCTACAATGAAAAATGGAAAATTAGAAGGAAAAGCTTATGAATACTATGAAAATGGAAAAGTAAAAAGGGAAGAAACTTATGTAGATGGAAAAGCTAATGGACCAGCAAAATCATTTTATGAAAATGGAAAAGTAGAATATGAAACAAATTTTAAAAATAGTAAAAGAGAAGGAATAGAAAAAGCTTATTCAAAAACAGGAATTTTATTATCAGAAGTTCCATTTAAAGATGATAATGCAACTGGTCTTGTAAAATTATACAACGAACAAACAGGAAAATTAGAGTATGAAACTAATATAGTTAATGGTGTAAGAAATGGTCTATCTAAAAAATACTATCCAAGTGGGAAATTATTAAGTGAAGTAGTTTTCAAAAATGATAAAGAAGAAGGAATTATGAAAGCTTACTATGAAAATGGAAAACTACAAGGAGAAGCTCCATACAAAAATGGTCAAATAGATGGAGTAGTTAAAATGTATGATGAAAATGGAAAAGTAATAGAACAAGCAACATTTAAAAATGGGCAACAAGTAAAATAA
- a CDS encoding toxin-antitoxin system YwqK family antitoxin, whose protein sequence is MKKTLLSLLLVASSVLSFGAQRVPYEKLTFPDGYIYYNNEKYTGEFERKSPRTGKINLVASVKNGELHGISYGYAESGKVIEETTYKKGLKEGPSKTYYESGVLSAELNYKNDKFEGMQKYYHENGKLQAEIPTRKGVIDGVSKLYDENGKLQEEVLFKNGQKVK, encoded by the coding sequence ATGAAAAAAACATTATTATCTTTGTTATTAGTAGCAAGTTCAGTATTATCTTTTGGAGCACAAAGAGTTCCTTATGAAAAATTAACATTTCCAGATGGATACATATATTATAATAATGAAAAATATACTGGAGAATTTGAAAGAAAAAGTCCAAGAACAGGAAAAATTAATTTGGTAGCCTCTGTTAAAAATGGTGAATTACATGGAATATCTTATGGTTATGCTGAAAGTGGAAAAGTAATAGAAGAGACAACATATAAAAAAGGACTAAAAGAAGGACCTAGTAAAACTTATTATGAATCAGGAGTTTTATCAGCTGAATTAAATTATAAGAATGATAAATTTGAAGGTATGCAAAAATATTATCATGAAAATGGTAAATTACAAGCTGAAATCCCAACTAGAAAAGGTGTAATAGATGGAGTATCAAAACTTTATGATGAAAATGGTAAATTACAAGAAGAAGTTTTATTTAAAAATGGACAAAAAGTAAAATAG
- a CDS encoding toxin-antitoxin system YwqK family antitoxin — protein MKKLLAGLFLISSIVVFSNVQTIPYEKMITRGNSNIVYIEGQDKPFTGIVEKKFPNGKIEAKMNFKDGKLHGKTITYYENGNMRSDENFIDGIAQGISKTFYENGQVEYETNYKNQKRDGLERSYSPTGQLQTEMIYKDGKLEGLSKIYGANGKLEGEAYFKDGQPEGITKEYYPNGILRSEGNYLLGAKHGISKMYYENGKLQSEAIFKNGVLDGVQKDYTVDGKLLRELPFKYNQVNGVAKFYNEQTGKLEYETVYVDNMREGLSKKYYPSGKLLSEVIFKKDKEEGILKAYYESGKPQGEIPYKNGLIHGTVKRYDENGKVIEQVTYKDGKEVK, from the coding sequence ATGAAAAAATTATTAGCAGGATTATTTTTAATAAGTTCAATAGTTGTATTTTCAAATGTACAAACAATCCCTTATGAAAAAATGATAACTCGTGGAAATTCAAATATTGTATATATTGAAGGGCAAGATAAACCTTTTACAGGAATAGTTGAAAAGAAATTTCCAAATGGAAAAATTGAAGCTAAAATGAATTTTAAAGATGGAAAGTTACATGGTAAAACAATAACATATTATGAAAATGGTAATATGAGATCAGATGAAAATTTTATAGATGGAATTGCCCAAGGAATATCTAAAACATTTTATGAAAATGGACAAGTGGAATATGAAACAAATTATAAGAATCAAAAAAGAGATGGTTTAGAAAGATCTTATTCTCCAACAGGACAATTACAGACAGAAATGATATATAAAGATGGGAAATTAGAAGGTTTATCAAAAATTTATGGAGCAAATGGTAAACTTGAAGGAGAAGCTTATTTTAAAGATGGGCAACCAGAAGGAATTACAAAAGAATATTATCCAAATGGAATTTTAAGATCAGAAGGAAACTATCTACTTGGTGCAAAACATGGAATCTCTAAAATGTACTATGAAAATGGGAAATTACAAAGTGAAGCTATATTTAAAAATGGTGTATTAGATGGAGTACAAAAGGATTATACAGTAGATGGAAAATTACTTAGAGAATTACCTTTTAAATATAATCAAGTAAATGGAGTTGCAAAATTCTATAATGAACAAACAGGTAAATTAGAATATGAAACTGTTTATGTTGATAATATGAGAGAAGGTCTATCTAAAAAATATTATCCAAGTGGAAAGTTATTAAGTGAAGTAATTTTCAAAAAAGATAAAGAAGAAGGAATTTTAAAAGCTTATTATGAAAGTGGAAAACCACAAGGTGAAATACCATATAAAAATGGATTAATACATGGAACAGTTAAAAGATATGATGAAAATGGAAAAGTAATAGAACAAGTAACATATAAAGATGGAAAGGAAGTAAAGTAG
- a CDS encoding toxin-antitoxin system YwqK family antitoxin has translation MKKLLIGLFLVSSVLAFSERVVKGDKAYADDKGIVYVEGEKTPYTGVIEGYDAQGKLEGKANYKDGKMNGSSKLYYPSGKLQSEATFKDNVQDGVQKDYFEDGKVKLELPYKNGKPEGTAKEFYPNGKLFVEATYQNGIKNGYEKSYYDTGALQSEKTIKNGKIDGVSKIYYPNGKLGSEATFKNDVQIGVQKDYYENGKLKAEVPYKNGQVDGTAKAYDENGKVIEQVIFKNGQKVK, from the coding sequence ATGAAAAAATTATTAATAGGTTTGTTTTTAGTAAGTTCAGTGTTAGCATTCTCAGAAAGAGTAGTAAAAGGTGATAAGGCTTATGCTGATGATAAGGGTATAGTATATGTTGAAGGAGAAAAAACTCCTTATACTGGTGTAATTGAAGGATATGATGCACAAGGTAAATTAGAAGGAAAAGCTAATTATAAAGATGGTAAGATGAATGGTTCTTCAAAATTATATTATCCAAGTGGAAAATTACAAAGTGAAGCAACATTTAAAGATAATGTACAAGATGGAGTACAAAAAGATTACTTTGAAGACGGTAAAGTAAAATTAGAACTTCCATATAAAAATGGTAAACCAGAAGGTACTGCAAAAGAATTTTATCCTAATGGAAAGCTTTTTGTAGAAGCTACTTATCAAAATGGAATAAAAAATGGATATGAAAAAAGTTACTATGATACAGGAGCTTTACAATCTGAAAAAACTATAAAAAATGGAAAAATAGATGGAGTTTCAAAAATATACTACCCAAATGGTAAATTAGGAAGTGAAGCAACATTTAAAAATGATGTACAAATAGGAGTACAAAAAGATTACTATGAAAATGGTAAATTAAAAGCAGAAGTTCCATATAAAAATGGGCAAGTAGATGGAACAGCAAAAGCTTATGATGAAAATGGAAAAGTAATAGAACAAGTAATATTTAAAAATGGACAAAAAGTAAAATAA
- a CDS encoding toxin-antitoxin system YwqK family antitoxin, whose translation MKKILLALFLVSSVLAFSARVVKSTETVVKENIVYVGQEKAPYTGVVESYGDNGVLAGKAEFKDGKMNGASKIYYPNGKLASEASFKDNIQVGVQKDYYENGKVKYELPYKNGQMDGVAKEYYPSGKIKIEEPYKNGQIDGVAKAYDENGKVIQQATFKNGEQVK comes from the coding sequence ATGAAAAAAATATTATTAGCTTTATTTTTAGTAAGTTCAGTATTAGCATTTTCAGCAAGAGTAGTTAAATCAACAGAAACAGTTGTTAAAGAAAATATTGTATATGTTGGACAAGAAAAAGCACCTTATACAGGAGTAGTTGAAAGTTATGGTGATAATGGAGTTTTAGCAGGAAAAGCTGAATTTAAAGATGGTAAAATGAATGGAGCTTCAAAAATATACTATCCAAATGGAAAATTAGCAAGTGAAGCATCATTTAAGGACAACATACAAGTAGGAGTACAAAAAGATTATTATGAAAATGGAAAAGTAAAATATGAACTTCCATATAAGAATGGACAAATGGATGGAGTAGCAAAAGAATATTATCCAAGTGGAAAAATCAAGATTGAAGAACCATATAAAAATGGGCAAATAGATGGAGTAGCTAAAGCTTATGATGAGAATGGAAAGGTAATCCAACAAGCAACATTTAAAAATGGAGAACAAGTAAAATAA
- a CDS encoding flavodoxin domain-containing protein, whose amino-acid sequence MNKVNIVYYSFTGNTLRMVKAFEKGLQEANVPFKSYSVVELKDDNEAFDCEILALASPANQTEEIEKNYFQPFMKRNAEKFKDKKIYLFGTFGWGTGKFMGTWIKQVEELGAKIVELPMACKGSPNSETKEKLTNMAKKIATM is encoded by the coding sequence ATGAATAAGGTAAATATTGTTTATTATAGTTTTACAGGAAATACTTTAAGAATGGTAAAAGCATTTGAAAAAGGACTTCAAGAAGCTAATGTTCCTTTTAAATCATATAGTGTTGTCGAATTAAAAGATGATAATGAAGCTTTTGATTGTGAAATTTTGGCTTTGGCTTCTCCTGCAAACCAAACAGAAGAAATTGAAAAAAATTACTTTCAACCTTTTATGAAGAGAAATGCAGAAAAATTTAAAGATAAAAAAATTTATCTTTTTGGAACTTTTGGTTGGGGAACTGGTAAATTTATGGGGACTTGGATTAAACAAGTTGAAGAATTAGGTGCTAAAATTGTTGAGTTACCTATGGCTTGTAAAGGTAGTCCAAATTCTGAAACAAAAGAAAAATTAACTAACATGGCAAAGAAAATTGCTACTATGTAA
- a CDS encoding GlsB/YeaQ/YmgE family stress response membrane protein: MGIIAWLVLGALSGWIANRLMDSRTGLIDNIIIGIIGAFIGGFVFNFLGAQTITGLNLHSIFVSVVGACILLWIINKIRR, from the coding sequence ATGGGAATTATTGCTTGGTTAGTGCTTGGAGCTTTATCAGGTTGGATAGCTAATAGACTAATGGATTCAAGAACAGGGTTAATAGATAATATAATAATAGGTATAATAGGAGCTTTCATTGGAGGATTTGTTTTTAATTTTCTTGGAGCTCAAACAATTACAGGTTTAAATCTTCACAGTATTTTTGTATCTGTAGTAGGAGCTTGTATTCTACTTTGGATTATTAATAAAATTAGAAGATAG